The segment CGAATGGAGCAGCCATGTGGCAGCAACAGTTTGCAAATCTCCCCGCCTTCTGTGCAGCTCCCGGGCCGCCGCTCCCTGCACGTGGCCCCTTCTCCGCAGCGACCGCAGCGGCGCCCCTTAAGGCTTAAGCGCCCCGCCCAAGCCAGActagctcccccacccctggaccCCCTCGGCGGGCGCTGTCCCCTGCCCCTATCGCGCTCCTACCTGGGCGCAGGTCTTCCCGCAGAGAAGGCTGTCTCGGGGGTGGGTGTGCAATCCGGCGCTGAAAGCCGGGACGACGCGCCGCCCCCTCCCACCGGGTGGGGGCGCGAAGGCTACCGAGTAGGGGAAGGGGCCTGAGGCTCTACTCGGTCCCGGTCGCACCCTAATCATTGGGGGTCAGCTTGGGGGCAAGGCTTCAAGACAACTTTGCCCCCTCCAGGCCCCAGGTGCGGGTCTTGCCTGTTGGGGTCACTGTGTACAGCGGCCAAACGGAGAGGACAGCAGAAGCCAAAGGTTCTTGGGGTGGAGGCTGTGGGGCTTGCTTGAAGCCAGGCCTCGACCCTCCTTGGGCTCCAGACGTTGGGCAGTGTTGTGGATGCTGGTGGAGATGAGAAGCCGTGGACCCTCGAAGGCCCACAGTCAGTCCAAGGAAGCCCAGGTCCTTGGGGCCttgcttccatgccctctctCCAGAGCCTGGCCCAGGGTCTGCATAGGAGCAGGGTCCACACACGTCCTCGTGGGTCCCACCCCACTGTGAttttcatcctctgacaccctcacAGCCTCTTGCTCCTGGGAGCCCGCGGACACGTTTTGGGCCACAAGTCACAAGTGGGAGGAAAGTGGAGGAGCTCCAGTTGTGAAGTCTTCACATTTCTATTTCTTGCCCACAAAGCGACCCTCTCCTGCTCACAAATGTGAGCAAAGCTGGAccccagaacactggagtgggtatttagGGCCAAAGACCACATCCTAGAGTCCTAGGGGAGTAAATGAACTTCTGAGACAGCATCCCTTAGCAAATAGGTGCTTTCTGAATGCCTTTTGATGGGGAAGATAATTTAACCCTTTCCTCTAGAGGTCAGAGGATTTCTATTTCTTGGATCCCTTGCAAGAATTCTTGATTCTGAGGATAATGATATTTGTGTTTGGTCCTTGACTATTTGCAAAGTGCTTATAGGCGCATTAGTACGGATGTGTAGAGGGATGGAGAGTGTTCCAGTTCTTCCAATACTGAGAAAGATGTCTCCAGTGGGACTGGATGTTTCCCTTGAGTGTCAGGCTAAAGCCAGAGCCAGATAAGGAGCCAGgtttttgggtttgtttgtttttcttattaatgAACTCTCACGCTAGGATTTTTGGGTTGAAAAGGACAGAACTAGATAGGGTTGGATACCACCTCAGAGGAAAGTGAGGGGCACTCTTTGGCACCCTAGGCAGGACTAAGGGACCCGTAGGGTATGGGCGGAGAACCCACTTGTCAAGATCGCTGGGAGGCCAACCCTGGGCTCCCCCTCCCTCTGGCCTGGGGACTCCGCCTGTCCATAACCTACATTAACTCTGGAGCGCAGCCTGGGCCCATCTGCCGGCCCCCGCCCCACCTCGGTTCCCCACGCCAACCCGCTCGCGCCAGATGGTGGCTGGGAGGGGTGGCCGTGCGTGGGGGACCCCGGAGCCCGTCTCCTCACCtcgcccctcccccaacccacgCTCCCAACCTCTTGTTTCTCATCCTTCTCCCCCAGTCCACACTACCAccctcaagttaaaaaaaaaaaaaaaaaatcagatcataCTCGATCTAGGCAGCTGTTGAGCTCTGCGCCGTGCCCCTCCAAGACTCCCCCGGGCCCGCGCCGCGTCCCTGCTCCCCCCGCACCGATCTTATCGCCCGACGACAGCCATAGCTGTGCGGGCGGCCTGACAGCTGAAGCCACAGGGCCCCGCCGCCCTCAGCGTCTCAGAGGGAGAGCTCTCCTGCACCCCCCGACACTCGGAGAAGCCGGCCCTCCGGGGTCTAAAGCCTCCGGGGATCACGCGGGTTCCGGGAAAGCAGCTGCACTGCCGCCGCTCTGAGAAGTGGGGCCACCCAGGGAAGACGCTAAGGAAAGACGGGGGAAGCCGCCTGAAACTCAAACGAGTCCGCGCGCTTCCAGTTCCAACCTACATGTCACCCAAGGAGGAGAGGACCCGGGTCTGCCGGACCTCGGCCCCTCACCCGGACTCTGGTGGCTTGAGCCAACTCTGGAGCCAGGAGAGTTCCTCCTTGCCCCAACGGAGCGACAGGACGCGGGGGCCAGGGCTTGAGgctgttggggtggggggagaaggtaGGCGCTGGAGCTGAAGCTAAACCCAGGTGAGAAGAGGCGCTGAAGGCGGAACCAGACCCTTATTACCATACAGCTGAGGACGCGCCCCCCTTCTTCTATGTTGGGGACCACGCCCCCTTACCCCCAGCACGGGGACCACGCGTCTTGGGACTGGCACGCGCCGAGCCCAGGCGGGAAGCAGAAGGGAGGAGGCACGCGCTGGACACGCCCCCTGCAACTGGGGAGGGAGATGCCCATCAGGTGGAGGAACCGAGCCCCCGAGCCTTGGACACTTGGCCCCTCGCCTAGTCTGCACTGGCCATAGAGATGTTAATGCGTCCGCTGGCTTCCCTGCTGCGCAGGGTGGTGGTAGGGTGGTAGGGTGCGGGGCGGATGGACGCTCACAGGTTGGGGGCCGACGACGTCAGGGCTCCCGAAGCTCCGGGAGGGTAAAGGAGATCCGAGTCCTTCAGCGCTGGTTTCGCTTTCTGAGCTTAAGTTCCCTTTACCTGCTCGAGGGCTGCAGGTAACTAACGCCGGCCGTGGACACTCCGCCCACGGGGACTCCCCAGTGTCTCCGCCCCCTCTACCATCCGGGAACCACTAGCTCATCTTTCGCCCCATTCCCGCTGGTGCTCCCCCTAGTCCTCCCGAGGCCGATGTCTCCTCCTGTAACCCCGCAATTGCGGAGAACTGGTCACCTCGGCACGCTCTGAGCTGGGGGACCCAGGAGCTGAGTGAGAGCGGCCCAGAGGGGCGGGGACCTGTGCCTGACTGGCtggcggggaggggggaaggcGGGGGCGGAGGCCCCTCCGGGCGGCGCTGGGACTGTAGCAGCTAGAGgccggaggggaggggagagtgacCACGAGTCTGAGTGACAGGCGGGTGAAGAGAGGAGCCAATATATATAAGGAAAGCTCGGGAGAGCGCAGGTTTCAGTAGCGGCGCTGAGCGCGGTCAGTGAACGCAAGGCCAAGAGCCGCAGCTCAAGCCGCCTCAGTGCCGCGTAGCCGGACACTAGCCTGCTTACAGCACCAGGATTAACCCGAGGACACGTCCTCAGAGCGGCTGCCACCCAGCCGCCCTCACCTGGATTACCTACCGCGGCAGTTGGAGCGCAGTTAGCGCGAAGGAGAGGCGGAAGGAAAGCCCCGAGCGGAGCCTGGCTTCTCAGGGACCCCTCCGGCGGTGGGACGCGCGGGAAAGCTTCCTAGCCCGCGGGTGGAGAGAGCGACGCCCCAGGGGATGGCAGTCGCGTCCCGTCGCGCCTCGGGCTGGGCGCTACTGCTGCTGGTGGCACTTTGGCAGCAGGTAACATCCCCACCACTCCCTCCCACCGCGCCCGGGGCCTGAGCCCCGGGCGTCCACCGAGCTGACCGctccccttcttctttctcttggtCCCTGTGCAATAGCCCGCGGCCGGCTCCGGAGTCTTCCAGTTGCAGCTGCAGGAGTTTGCCAACGAGCGCGGCGTACTAGCTAGCGGGCGGCCGTGCGAACCCGGCTGCCGAACCTTCTTCCGCGTCTGCCTTAAGCACTTCCAGGCGGTCGTCTCTCCCGGGCCCTGCACCTTCGGCAGCGTCTCCACGCCTGTGCTGGGCACCAACTCCTTCGCCGTCGGAGACAACAGTAGCGGCGGGGGACGCAACCCTCTCCAACTACCCTTCAATTTCACCTGGCCGGTGAGTACAGCGTTGGGCGCACTGGGAGATCACGAGAGAAGGGGGCTCTCCTGGGAACAAACCCTCTCTCTAGATTTCCTCactccctccaaaaaaaaaggggggcacTCTTTTCTGACCCTTCTTTCCGACTCTTTCCTGGGACCTCACCCTCCTGTAGGCTCTCACCAGTCTCTCTTTTCCCAGTTCTACGTCCCATCTTTTCCTAGACCTTGGGATACAATTTTCATCACCTGCCACCCCGGCTATTCCTCACCTCCGAAAGACTCCCCCGTACATTACCCCTTCTTCAACTCTCCTCCTACCCGGGATTCTCTCGCCTTCCCTGCTCGCGCGCGCTTCTGAGCACAGACCCGTTATGTTGACCCGGGTGCTGTAACTGTATCCTGCAATTAGATTAATTAAACCGGCTGCCGAAAGGCACCCCCACCATCCCCTGTTCATCTCGCCATCTCTCTGTCTTCCCCCGCCCCCTCCTTTCTGTTCCCAGGGTACCTTCTCACTCATTATTGAAGCTTGGCACGCACCAGGAGATGACCTGCGGCCAGGTGAGTAGCTCGCTTCGCGGCCACAGGGGGGCGACACGGCGCAGCGCCGAAAGAGTTAATCTGTAATAGGCGGGGGAAgtgcagggtggggggtggggggcaggacgCTCAGCTAGGCTGGGAGCTGCGCCCCGCGCTGGACGCTCGGATTCCGCCCGCTGCCTGGACTCTGAGCACAATTGCGTTTCCTGCGGGTTATTTTTGGCGTGGGAACGCGGGGAGCACGGCGGTGAGAAAGGCCGAAGCTGCCAGCGCCGCTGACGGGCCCCTTCCTGTATTTTACACCTTTCGCGAATTCCGCTCCTTTGGAAAGGGAATAATGGCTTTGGGATGTTGTTCTGACACAGAGGAAAAGGATATTTCAGCAGCACAACAATTCtcactttgaaaaggaaaaagaaaagcattaccCATCTTTAAGGGCAGAACCCCTGAATGGGCACCAGAGGACCCTTTGCTCCCAGGGTCCTCAAAGGCCTggagaacttttctttttttttttcttttatcccctCATTTTgacctcttttcctctttcccctgCCTATCTGCCTCCAGAACACTGGGATATCTTAACATCCTTCTATTGTCCCCTTTTTGAATGGTATCAGGCTCTCTGCACATGCACATACAGAGCAGCTAAGCAGTGGGACGCTTGGGTTCCTGTGGCCCGTGCTTGCTGGCAGGTGGGGGTCATCTGGACAACTGGTTTGATCCAGCAGTTGCTGGCACTACTGGGGACTGGCTGCCCTTCCTTGACCCGGCCCTCTGCCCCTTCAGAGGCCTTGCCACCAGACGCGCTCATCAGCAAGATCGCCATCCAGGGCTCCCTAGCTGTGGGCCAGAACTGGTTACTGGATGAGCAGACCAGCCCTCTCACAAGGCTGCGCTACTCTTACCGGGTCATCTGCAGTGACAACTACTATGGGGACAGCTGCTCGCGTCTATGCAAGAAGCGCAATGACCACTTCGGCCACTACGTGTGTCAGCCAGATGGCAGCCTGTCTTGCCTGCCCGGCTGGACGGGGGAGTACTGCGAACAGCGTAAGCAGCCAAGCTCCCACCTGCCTGGAGGGGGGTCCCCGGAACAAGCACAGTGGCATCTTGTCGTCTGCAGTCTGCCTCCCTTGGAGAGCGGTCTGGGCTGTCCACTAACTGGGCCTCAGGAACAGCTGGGGATGCTTAGGACGGGCTTGGACTCTGCCCTCTCTCTTCTTAGCGTTCCTCCCCATCATGCTAAGTCCACAAACACCCCGTTATTGCACTGGATTCTCCTTCCCTGTGCCATTATTTCTCTTTAAGTCATCCATGGCTCCCTTGGGAGGCCAGGAGTGGGAAGTAAGCCCAGGAGAGCTGGGGGCACCCccagggcaggagaggaagaatAGGACTTCAGAGTCATTGGCATCCCGCCCTCACCCAGCCCTGTTTTCTTCCCTCAGCTATCTGTCTTTCTGGCTGTCATGAACAGAATGGCTACTGCAGCAAGCCTGCAGAGTGCATGTGAGTAGGGGACCGGAAGCTGTGAGGGGGGAGCTGTCCCCTGGCCAGGCCTTCACCTCACCCCCAGCTTGTCTTTTGTTCTACAGCTGCCGCCCGGGTTGGCAGGGCCGCCTGTGCAACGAATGCATCCCCCACAATGGCTGTCGCCATGGCACCTGCAGCACCCCCTGGCAATGCACTTGTGATGAGGGCTGGGGAGGCCTGTTCTGTGACCAAGGTGAGtcagggcagagagaagggaTGGGCTGGGGGTGGAAACCAGAGCTGTCACCTGGACCTTTCCTACTTGATGACTGATGAACTTTCCCATTATACTTCAAGGAGCTTGGGACTTGGAAGGATCTTAACAACTGGCTTAACGTGAGCTGGTGGGTCCTTCTTCCTCAGGTGCTAGGGAAAGAGGGTGGCTGGAGAAGCCAGGAGGGTGACAAGTTGGCAGCCTGAAGGTGGCCTCATAAATTCCAACAAGGCCAGAGAGAGGGGTGCCAGGCTCAGTTCCTCTTTCGACCTTGTAGTTACCTATTAACCCCCTAAGTGTTTGCTTACCTGCCAGGGCTGTTTGAGCAGCTCTCCCCTAAACAGCTGTCTGGTGGGGTGTGCCCACGGGCTGCCCCGAGGCTGTGGGTGCGGGGGACCTCTGGGCGGAGTGACATCTAACCGCCTTCTCGGTGAGGCAGAAACAGCCTCCCTTGTTCTCCCCAGTAGCACTTGCCAGGCAGCTGCCTGAGCCCACAGTCTTCCTGGTGTTTGGGGGGCCGGTCACTCTTCTGGCTGTATGGGGGTCTGCCAGCCtcagtggtgggggagggagccTTTTCTCCTTCATCCTCATAGCCAGCTGCAGCGCGTTCCTCCCATTTTCAGGGTCAAATGGGGTGGCTGCTGCCATGGAGACACCAGCACAGGCCTGGGTAGGGTGGGCAGGACACTTGCCAGGATAGAAGGAACTTGCCTGGGCCCTGACTTGCTGGCAACAAGGGGCTTGGAATTCAGCCCCTGTATtctttgtgcgtgtgtgtgtgtgtcactttgTCCCCCCTCCACGcccctcaaacacacacacacacacacctggttcCTGCCATGTCTCTTTCCTCGCCCCACATTTGCTCCCAGGTGACACAGTCATATACTCGTCTTATTCAAACATAGCCCTTACAGTCCCTGTATTTGCTCTGTCTGGTTCTCCCTCTCTGTCCTCcctgaataagaaaacaaagacttATATTTCAAAATACCCCCGTAACACATTCCGCTTTTAAAAAATGCCTGGTAACCACCTATGATGGCTCTAGCCTTCCCACTACTCTTTCCACCTGTTAAAATTGCATCCCCCTTCCAGGCTTACCTCAGCTGCCCCTCCCCCGTGAAGCCTTTGCTGACTTCCTCCTCAGTATGTGGCCTTGCTGTCGCCTTCTCTTCCTTACCTTTATGTGTTTGTGAGCTGACCTGCAGGCAGGTGTCCAACTGTGTTTTTTCAACTTTGATTGATTGCACTCCTCAGATGTGGTTCTAGGTACTTCGATATACATAATTTCACTGGGGGAAGAAGAAGGGTATTTGGACCTGGAAGACTTTGGGTTGAAGCGCCAGGTCTGACCATGGACAGTGAACTTGCACTCCATGGAGCCTGGAAGTGGAGACCATTTTTTGGCTCTGCTCAGTTGGTTCCTGTCTCCACAGATCTCAACTACTGCACGCACCATTCCCCGTGCAAGAATGGGGCAACATGCTCCAACAGTGGGCAGCGGAGCTATACCTGCACCTGTCGCCCAGGCTACACTGGCGTAGACTGCGAGCTGGAGCTCAGCGAGTGTGATAGCAACCCCTGTCGCAACGGAGGCAGCTGTAAGGTGAGGCCTAGGCCAGCCCAGAAAGGCAGAGCTCTGGCCAGGTGGTACCCGGGCATCCCCACCCCAGGTGGCCAGTGAATGTGCAGCCATGGGCAGGCACTATGGGCAGGTGGGAGCTAGGTCCCAGCCATGAATCCCTGCTCCCCATGGTTTGACTTTGGCCCCTTTATGCTCTCATTCCAGGACCAGGAGGATGGCTACCACTGCCTGTGTCCCCCGGGCTACTATGGCCTGCACTGCGAACACAGCACCTTGAGTTGTGCTGACTCCCCCTGCTTCAATGGTGGCTCCTGTCGGGAGCGCAACCAGGGGACCAGCTACGCCTGTGAATGCCCCCCCAACTTCACTGGCTCCAACTGTGAGAAGAAAGTGGACAGGTGTACCAGCAACCCATGTGCCAATGGTGCGTCCTGTTGCCTTGCTAACATGCTGGATTGGCCCTGGGGCCCAGAGAACTTTCTGGTGAGGGAGGGTCacaagaggaggagagaggcctTGTGTGTCACTCTGGGCAGGCTGAGATGGATCTGCATCTGCTCTGGATGCTGAAGAGCTTGTTTGATTATCTGGGTGGCTTTGGAAGAAGAGCAGGTTAGCAGTGGGTGCAGGCCGTTGGAGAGGAAGTAATATGCACACTGCCTGGCTTCCATTCCTATTCTCATGTCCTGATCTGGCTAGGGTGGCCTCTGACCCTCCCCAAGAAGTCCTGGCTAGAGAAAGGGACTTTGAAGGCCTCATGTCCCTCTTTGAAGGTGGCTAGCAGGTGAGGGCCCGGCTCATGGAGGCCTCACCTTGCCCCATGGCTATGGGGAACCCGGAACCTTAAGGTGTCTGGAATGTTCAGCATTTTGGGGGACACCACGTATGTTGTCTTTGGTCTTTGTCTCCTTGCTCCACTGGTGACCAtctgggagacagacagacagctgtGCCGGGGAGAAGGCTGGAGAGGGACCAGAAGGGCTGAGATGGAATCTGTTCTCTGGCTAGTCACTAGTTAACTCCCCGGAGCCATAGTTTCTTCATCACCAAGTGGGAAAATGTACTACCTGTCCTCTTTCATGTGGTTGTGATGCTTAAGTGAAACAATAATTTATTTGAGCGTTTACTATACACCAGGCACGGGCTCGTGTCTTCATGCATTATTTTACCTGACCTTCAAAAGACAGCCTATAGCATTCTTCTCCAATTtaacatatgaggaaactgaggcttagaaataaaataaagcagcAGGTGCCAGATCCTTAGTTAGAGAGAGacagctgagattcaaacccaagcaTATCTGCTTGATTCTACTGTAAAGCTCTGTAAGCAGCCAGTGGTTTTTCTACATGAGCCCACTGAGGCATAGAGGACCAGGGTCATCCTTAACTCAGGGTCTCCTGACTCTTCATGCAAAGAACTCTGTAGCGGGATCTGTACATGCTGGTTGTGTTCTGGAGGCAGGAGGACCTGAGCTCGGAGCTGGTTCCCGGGATGGGGCACCCTCTGCTCCAGGGAGCGTTCCCTGGAGATGGCTGACTTGTGGCCTGTGTGTACCCCACAGGGGGCCAGTGCCTGAACCGAGGTCCGAACCGCGTGTGCCGCTGCCGTCCTGGATTCACTGGCGCCCACTGTGAGATCAACATCAGCGACTGTGCCCGCAGCCCTTGTGTCCATGGTGGCACGTGCCACGACCTGGAGAATGGGTTTGTGTGCACCTGTCCAGCTGGCTTCTCTGGCCGGCGCTGCGAGGTGCGGATGCCTGCCGAAGCCTGTGCCTCGGGACCCTGCTTCAATGGGGCCACGTGCTACCCTGGCCTCCCTCCTGACAACTTCGTCTGCAACTGCCCCTATGGCTTCGTGGGCAGCCGCTGCGAGTTTCGCATGAGCATGCCCCCCACCTTCCCCTGGGTGGCCGTGTCCCTGGGCGTGGGGCTGGTGGTGGTGCTCGTGTTACTGTGCATGGTGGCAGTGGCGGTACGGCAGCTGCGGCTCAGGCGGCCCGACGGCGGCAGCAGGGAGGCCATGAACAATTTGTCGGACTTCCAAAAGGACAACCTGATCCCCACTGCCCAGCTCAAGAACACAAACCAGAAGAAGGAGCTGGAAGTAGACTGTGGCCTGGACAAGTCCAACTGTGGCAAACAGCAGAACCACACATTGGACTATAATCTggccccagggctcctggggcgGGGGATCCTGCCCGGGAAGTATTCCCACAGTGATAAGAGCTTAGGGGAGAAGGCGCCACTGCGGATACACAGGTAAGCAGCACCTGGAggcccaggggcttcccagggtcaCACCTATAGTCCTGCCTGGGCTCTCCCAGGACAGGTGGGAGGCTGGCCCCAGGCCCTTGACTGCTTTTAAGCAAATAGGGGCTCTTACCGCTGACAGGCTACAAATCCAATAAGATTTCTTCCAGGCTCTTTTTATCCCTccttcccattcattcattcattcattcaaatatccACACTATGTCACTTGTGACTCCAATTTTCCCCCAGCATGGCTTGCCTCCAGTGgcaaactggccttttccagccCTGAGACCCTCTGTGGCTCTCTCAAGGCCTGTTCCCAACTGCCTACCAGGCTAGCACTGAGTATCCCTAATCCCTGTGTCTTCTCCCGGAGCCACCTTGGCCAGTTCCCTTTGGCTCTCCAGGGTCCAGCTTAGTGCCCCACCTCCTCCAGCCCTCTGCTCATCTCTCCCTCACCGGCCTGTCTTGTGTTCCCTCAGTGAAAAGCCAGAGTGTCGGATATCAGCCATATGCTCCCCCAGGGACTCCATGTACCAGTCTGTGTGTTTGATATCAGAAGAGAGGAATGAATGTGTCATTGCCACAGAGGTGAGTGATGGGCCCGCCTTCCCGTCTCGCATGTGCCCTCCTACCTTTAGGGAATGAGAAAGTGGTCCGGTTACTCTTGACCCCAGCGGCCGCTCCTGAAGGGTGGGTCGGAACCCCTCCTTGGCAGGCCTGGTTCAGTGGCTCTTGGATCTCTGCTGGCCTCGTTGCCACAGAGGGTGTGAAACAGGAGCCGCAGTGGTGAACCAGCCCGGTCTCTTCCTGCTGTGTTAGTGCTGGGCTGGGCGGCCGTGGCACCTGGCCAGCTCCCGGGAGCTGCTTCCCAGCTGCTGGTGGGTGAGGGTGGTTGCCTTGGGCCCCTCCTGCCCCTACTCACTGGCTTCCTTCACTGGCCCCCTCATGGGCACAGACTTCCAGGCATGGGTATGTGTTGGGCCGGAAGACCAGGAGGGCTGCCCCACTTCCTCTTCATACCACCTGCCTCACTGGCTTCTCCCAGGGAGGCCCAGGGCAGCCGTGGAGGGAGTGCTGGTACCCCAGGGTAacccactttttccctttccacATGCCACCCAGGTATAAGGCAGGAGCCTCCCCAGGACATCCCAGCTCCACCCCAGCAGCTGGACCTTCCTTCTGCATTGTTTACATTGCATCCTGGATGGGACATTTTTAATATGCAACGTGCTGCTCTCaggaggaagagggaatggcatgAACTGGACAGACTGTGAACC is part of the Bos indicus x Bos taurus breed Angus x Brahman F1 hybrid chromosome 10, Bos_hybrid_MaternalHap_v2.0, whole genome shotgun sequence genome and harbors:
- the DLL4 gene encoding delta-like protein 4 — translated: MAVASRRASGWALLLLVALWQQPAAGSGVFQLQLQEFANERGVLASGRPCEPGCRTFFRVCLKHFQAVVSPGPCTFGSVSTPVLGTNSFAVGDNSSGGGRNPLQLPFNFTWPGTFSLIIEAWHAPGDDLRPEALPPDALISKIAIQGSLAVGQNWLLDEQTSPLTRLRYSYRVICSDNYYGDSCSRLCKKRNDHFGHYVCQPDGSLSCLPGWTGEYCEQPICLSGCHEQNGYCSKPAECICRPGWQGRLCNECIPHNGCRHGTCSTPWQCTCDEGWGGLFCDQDLNYCTHHSPCKNGATCSNSGQRSYTCTCRPGYTGVDCELELSECDSNPCRNGGSCKDQEDGYHCLCPPGYYGLHCEHSTLSCADSPCFNGGSCRERNQGTSYACECPPNFTGSNCEKKVDRCTSNPCANGGQCLNRGPNRVCRCRPGFTGAHCEINISDCARSPCVHGGTCHDLENGFVCTCPAGFSGRRCEVRMPAEACASGPCFNGATCYPGLPPDNFVCNCPYGFVGSRCEFRMSMPPTFPWVAVSLGVGLVVVLVLLCMVAVAVRQLRLRRPDGGSREAMNNLSDFQKDNLIPTAQLKNTNQKKELEVDCGLDKSNCGKQQNHTLDYNLAPGLLGRGILPGKYSHSDKSLGEKAPLRIHSEKPECRISAICSPRDSMYQSVCLISEERNECVIATEV